A genomic segment from Nicotiana tabacum cultivar K326 chromosome 7, ASM71507v2, whole genome shotgun sequence encodes:
- the LOC107794080 gene encoding uncharacterized protein LOC107794080 produces the protein MSIDGGRFYWDRNDRNSEEKVKGIVIIFAWVSIQEAELKNYVDLYASLGWTSLVCLADFTTLFITEKATSLAYSLFRELVKELRRRPRPVVVAAMSGGSKACMYKFFQIVKGRCEAHVNLEESQLAVNCISGQIYDSGPVDFTADFGTQFAVPPTFLKIPGSTKVLSFVGKGFTSGLDALFLTRFGSQRSEYWRTLYSSVSFGAPSLILCSENDDIAPYQSVFKFAHCLQDMGADVKIIKWKSSCHLGLYKSDPIRYGAAVDQLLAHAVSVFTCRIKKLGERNGLDDMHDEISHLICDLQNAAADSNGSFRRVAGGPNDHFFLPSSSEHQNSSDSGSSPEERKDLPICPNPSLSAHTLLGQILFDACVPKNIEGWDVKFSTSSKGQPTSSARKHSPLNAGRFFRRSRL, from the exons ATGTCAATCGACGGTGGAAGATTTTATTGGGACCGAAATGATAGGAATTCGGAAGAAAAGGTCAAAGGAATTGTGATTATCTTCGCTTGGGTTTCGATTCAGGAAGCTGAATTGAAGAATTATGTTGATCTTTATGCCTCCCTTGGTTGGACCTCCCTTGTCTGCCTTGCTGATTTCACCACCCT ATTCATAACTGAGAAGGCTACATCACTGGCATATTCTCTTTTTAGAGAGCTCGTAAAG GAACTAAGACGTCGGCCTCGTCCAGTAGTTGTTGCAGCTATGTCTGGTGGTTCTAAGGCCTGCATGTATAAGTTTTTTCAG ATTGTTAAAGGGAGATGTGAAGCTCACGTTAATCTG GAGGAGAGCCAACTGGCTGTTAACTGCATCTCAGGTCAAATTTATGATTCTGGTCCTGTAGATTTTACTGCGGACTTTGGAACACAATTTGCTGTGCCTCCCACATTTCTGAAGATCCCTGGCTCCACAAAGGTGCTTTCTTTCGTTGGGAAAGGGTTTACTTCTGGACTAGATGCCTTGTTCCTTACTAGGTTTGGATCCCAGCGTTCTGAGTATTGGCGAACTCTTTACTCCTCAGTT AGTTTTGGGGCTCCCTCTCTCATTTTGTGCTCCGAGAATGATGATATTGCTCCATATCAATCTGTATTTAAATTTGCTCACTGCTTGCAAGACATGGGGGCGGATGTCAAAATAATAAAGTGGAAGAGTTCCTGTCACTTAG GTCTCTACAAGAGTGATCCAATCCGCTACGGGGCGGCTGTAGATCAACTGCTTGCTCATGCAGTTTCAGTTTTCACTTGCAGAATTAAGAAACTAGGAGAGAGAAATGGCTTGGATGATATGCATGATGAGATATCTCACTTGATATGTGACCTCCAAAATGCAGCAGCTGACTCAAACGGAAGTTTTAGAAGAGTTGCAGGGGGGCCAAACGATCACTTTTTCTTGCCAAGTTCATCTGAGCATCAAAATAGTAGTGATTCTGGCTCTTCCCCGGAGGAAAGAAAAGATCTGCCTATTTGTCCAAATCCCAGTTTAAGTGCACACACTTTGCTTGGCCAAATCCTTTTTGATGCTTGTGTTCCTAAGAACATTGAAGGTTGGGATGTTAAGTTTTCTACTTCCTCGAAAGGCCAACCAACTTCCTCAGCACGTAAGCATTCACCATTAAATGCCGGGAGATTCTTCCGCCGTTCACGGTTATGA